The following coding sequences are from one Roseburia hominis A2-183 window:
- a CDS encoding SdpI family protein produces the protein MGFFIAMFLCNLLMPSIMVIAGYCMYKNPPKEINGLIGYRTAMSEKNKDTWAFAHDCCGKLWIKSGIILLVPTVLAQIPFAKSGEDVVGTVTLVIEAVQVLVLIGSVILVEKALKRTFDENGNRRG, from the coding sequence ATGGGATTTTTTATAGCGATGTTTTTATGTAATCTATTGATGCCTTCTATTATGGTGATAGCGGGTTACTGTATGTACAAAAATCCTCCAAAAGAGATAAACGGGCTGATCGGCTATAGAACTGCCATGTCCGAAAAGAATAAGGATACCTGGGCATTTGCGCATGACTGTTGCGGAAAGTTATGGATCAAATCAGGCATCATATTGCTGGTGCCGACGGTTCTCGCTCAAATCCCGTTTGCAAAATCGGGTGAAGATGTAGTAGGGACAGTAACGCTTGTCATCGAAGCGGTTCAGGTTTTGGTTCTGATTGGTTCTGTTATTCTTGTGGAAAAAGCGTTGAAGCGCACGTTTGACGAAAATGGCAACAGGCGCGGATAG
- a CDS encoding GNAT family N-acetyltransferase, translating into MQIRHAGTQDIPGIDRLLSQVLTVHHNGRPDLFRANARKYNDDELKEILEDTTRPIFVADDGAGNILGYAFCVFQQHINDNILTDIKSLYIDDLCVDENCRGQHIGQQLYRYVLDYAKASGCYNVTLNVWACNENARKFYEKCGLVPQKIGMEKIL; encoded by the coding sequence ATGCAGATCAGACATGCAGGTACACAGGACATTCCGGGGATTGACCGGCTCCTGTCACAGGTATTAACGGTTCATCATAACGGACGGCCGGATTTATTCCGGGCAAATGCCAGAAAATACAACGATGACGAATTAAAGGAAATTTTAGAGGATACGACGCGCCCGATTTTTGTTGCGGATGACGGAGCGGGCAATATCTTAGGCTACGCATTCTGCGTTTTCCAGCAGCACATCAATGACAATATCTTAACGGACATCAAGAGCCTCTATATTGACGATCTGTGTGTGGATGAGAACTGCAGAGGACAGCATATCGGGCAGCAGTTGTACCGGTATGTGCTGGATTATGCGAAGGCGTCCGGCTGTTACAATGTGACCCTCAATGTCTGGGCATGTAATGAAAATGCGCGGAAGTTCTACGAGAAGTGCGGGCTCGTGCCGCAGAAGATCGGGATGGAAAAGATACTGTAA
- a CDS encoding MarR family winged helix-turn-helix transcriptional regulator, with translation MDHRFETFSLSILELNRYLQKIKELEMKQFGLKASHTMCLYYLGQHPEGLTATQLTELCKEDKAAVSRCLSQLSDRQLVVCEQPEDHKRSYRSHYMLTVQGRSVVSGIQTRIKEALSYGGRGLTEERRRDFYGTLAIISENLSDYLTEHSQQK, from the coding sequence ATGGATCATCGTTTTGAAACCTTTTCACTCTCCATCCTGGAGTTGAACCGGTACTTACAGAAAATCAAAGAGCTGGAAATGAAGCAGTTCGGGCTGAAGGCCAGTCACACCATGTGTCTCTATTACCTTGGACAACACCCGGAGGGGCTGACCGCAACGCAGCTCACAGAACTCTGCAAGGAGGACAAAGCCGCCGTCTCCCGCTGTCTCTCACAGCTTAGCGACCGGCAGCTTGTCGTCTGCGAACAGCCGGAAGATCACAAGCGATCCTACCGGTCGCACTACATGCTTACCGTTCAAGGGCGCTCCGTTGTAAGCGGCATCCAGACACGCATCAAAGAAGCGCTCTCCTACGGTGGACGCGGGCTGACGGAGGAAAGGCGCCGCGATTTCTATGGCACTCTTGCAATCATCAGTGAAAACCTGTCTGACTATCTGACCGAACACAGTCAGCAAAAATAA
- a CDS encoding DegV family protein → MEKIRIITDSASDLSASTREDLTILPLAIRFGDTEYLDGVTISHHEFYEKLIESDTLPTTSLVSPAAFEEVYARAVADGETVIAITISGRLSGTYQSATIAAEDFAGKVFVIDSYNATIGEGILVKYALLLKDQGLSAKEIVGILEASKEQIHTLGVLDTLEYLKKGGRISAATAFLGGAMAIKPVVAVSEGEIIMLGKARGSKNGNNFLMKEIEKADGIDFTRPFCLGYTGLSDEMLQKYIKDSEALWSGHTDQLPVCSLGATIGTHVGPGAIAVAFFSPQS, encoded by the coding sequence ATGGAAAAAATCAGAATTATCACAGACTCAGCATCCGATCTCTCTGCTTCTACCAGAGAAGACCTCACCATTCTGCCGCTTGCGATCCGCTTCGGCGATACGGAATACCTCGACGGCGTCACAATCAGCCATCACGAATTCTACGAAAAGCTGATTGAGAGCGACACTCTTCCCACGACCAGCCTGGTATCCCCCGCCGCTTTTGAAGAGGTATATGCCAGGGCGGTGGCGGACGGGGAGACCGTCATTGCAATCACGATCTCTGGCCGTCTCTCCGGCACTTACCAGAGTGCCACGATCGCAGCAGAAGATTTTGCAGGAAAAGTTTTTGTCATCGACAGCTATAACGCCACCATCGGCGAGGGCATTCTGGTCAAGTATGCGCTTCTGTTAAAAGATCAGGGATTATCAGCCAAAGAAATTGTCGGAATCTTAGAAGCCTCCAAGGAGCAGATCCACACTCTCGGTGTCCTGGATACGCTGGAATATTTGAAAAAAGGCGGCCGCATCTCCGCCGCCACCGCATTTCTCGGCGGCGCCATGGCGATCAAGCCGGTCGTTGCCGTATCGGAAGGCGAGATCATCATGCTCGGCAAGGCGCGTGGCTCCAAAAACGGGAATAATTTTCTCATGAAGGAAATAGAAAAGGCAGACGGAATCGATTTTACCCGCCCCTTCTGCCTCGGTTACACCGGACTCAGCGATGAGATGCTGCAAAAATATATCAAAGACAGCGAAGCACTCTGGAGCGGACACACGGACCAGCTCCCGGTCTGCTCCCTCGGTGCGACGATCGGAACCCATGTCGGTCCCGGCGCCATCGCCGTCGCATTTTTCTCACCGCAGTCTTAA
- the bsh gene encoding choloylglycine hydrolase: MCTAATYRTKDFYFGRTLDYEFSYGEEIVITPRNYEFHFRHMGQAEEHYAIIGMAHVAGDYPLYYDAINEKGIGMAGLNFVGNAVYAEVTEGKENVASFEFIPWVLRQCATMDEVRALLAKINLVGTPFAEQFPASQLHWIIADENEAITVESVADGLHVYENPVGVLTNNPPFAQQMFMLNNYIGLSPKQPENSFAKDVPLNTYSRGMGALGLPGDLSSASRFARVAFTRMNAVSGDSEAESVSQFFHILGSVDQQRGCCEVAEGKYEITIYTSCCNATRGIYYYTTYDNHRIMGVDMHAEDLDGTTLTCYPMIAEGQVSWQNGQN; encoded by the coding sequence ATGTGTACAGCAGCAACCTATCGGACGAAGGATTTTTATTTTGGAAGAACACTGGATTATGAATTTTCCTACGGTGAGGAGATCGTCATCACACCGCGGAATTATGAATTTCACTTCCGGCATATGGGACAGGCAGAGGAGCATTATGCCATCATCGGCATGGCGCATGTGGCAGGGGATTATCCGCTGTATTATGATGCCATCAACGAGAAGGGGATCGGCATGGCAGGTCTGAACTTCGTTGGAAATGCCGTCTACGCAGAGGTGACTGAGGGAAAAGAGAATGTGGCTTCATTTGAGTTCATCCCGTGGGTGCTCCGCCAATGCGCGACGATGGATGAGGTGCGGGCGCTCCTTGCAAAAATAAATCTGGTCGGAACCCCGTTCGCCGAGCAGTTCCCGGCGTCACAGCTGCACTGGATCATCGCAGACGAAAATGAGGCAATCACGGTGGAGTCGGTGGCGGATGGTCTGCACGTCTACGAGAATCCGGTGGGCGTTCTTACGAACAATCCACCGTTTGCACAGCAGATGTTTATGCTCAACAACTATATCGGACTGTCCCCGAAGCAGCCGGAGAATTCTTTCGCAAAAGATGTTCCGCTTAACACTTACAGCCGCGGAATGGGTGCGTTGGGACTTCCGGGAGATCTCTCTTCCGCGTCCCGTTTTGCGCGTGTGGCGTTCACGAGGATGAATGCCGTTTCCGGCGATTCGGAGGCGGAGAGCGTCAGCCAGTTTTTCCATATTTTAGGGTCGGTGGATCAGCAGAGAGGCTGCTGTGAAGTGGCGGAAGGAAAATACGAGATTACGATTTATACGTCCTGCTGTAATGCGACCAGAGGAATCTACTATTACACGACCTATGACAATCACCGGATCATGGGCGTGGACATGCATGCGGAAGATCTCGACGGAACAACGCTCACCTGCTATCCGATGATCGCGGAAGGTCAGGTGAGCTGGCAGAACGGACAGAATTAA
- the rsmH gene encoding 16S rRNA (cytosine(1402)-N(4))-methyltransferase RsmH: MEQETQTPHKRRVRYKGKYPKKFEEKYKELQPEKYQDTIEHVIRKGNTPAGMHISIMVKEILDFLQIEPGEQGFDATLGYGGHTRAMLECLKGQGHIWATDVDPEESAKTKKRLEDLGFGEDLLTVRLQNFCTIDEIAKEVGGFDFILADLGVSSMQIDNPKRGFSFKVDGPLDLRLNQETGISAAERLDTITREELAGMLYENSDEPYCEELAKAITDEIRRGSRIDTTTKLRRVIEDTLDFLPEKEKKDTIKKTCQRTFQALRIDVNQEFEVLYEFMEKLPGALRPGGRVAILTFHSGEDKLVKQALKEGYKSGIYSDYAKDVIRPSAQECAANGRARSTKMRWAVKA, encoded by the coding sequence ATGGAACAGGAGACACAGACACCGCACAAGCGGCGGGTGCGTTACAAGGGAAAATACCCGAAGAAGTTTGAGGAAAAATATAAGGAACTGCAGCCGGAGAAATATCAGGATACGATCGAGCATGTGATCCGGAAGGGAAATACGCCGGCGGGAATGCATATCTCGATTATGGTAAAAGAAATTCTGGACTTTTTGCAGATTGAGCCCGGAGAGCAGGGATTTGATGCGACGCTCGGCTACGGCGGGCACACGCGTGCCATGCTGGAATGTCTGAAAGGACAGGGACATATCTGGGCGACCGATGTGGACCCGGAGGAGTCCGCCAAGACGAAAAAGCGTCTGGAGGATCTGGGATTCGGGGAGGATCTTTTGACGGTGCGCCTTCAGAATTTCTGCACGATCGATGAGATCGCAAAAGAGGTCGGCGGCTTCGACTTTATTCTGGCGGATCTTGGCGTGTCGTCCATGCAGATCGACAATCCGAAGCGCGGCTTCTCGTTTAAGGTGGATGGACCGCTGGATCTCAGGCTCAATCAGGAGACGGGGATCAGCGCGGCGGAGCGGCTGGATACGATCACGCGGGAGGAACTTGCCGGGATGCTCTATGAGAACTCCGACGAGCCGTACTGTGAGGAGCTGGCAAAAGCGATCACGGACGAGATCCGCAGGGGCAGCCGCATCGACACGACGACAAAGCTGCGCAGGGTGATCGAGGATACGCTGGATTTTCTGCCGGAGAAGGAGAAAAAGGACACAATCAAAAAGACCTGCCAACGCACATTCCAGGCACTGCGCATCGATGTGAACCAGGAGTTTGAGGTGCTGTATGAATTCATGGAAAAGCTTCCGGGAGCATTAAGACCGGGCGGGCGCGTGGCAATTCTCACCTTCCACTCGGGGGAGGACAAGCTTGTGAAGCAGGCGCTCAAAGAGGGATATAAGAGTGGTATTTACAGTGACTATGCGAAGGACGTCATCCGTCCGTCGGCGCAGGAGTGCGCCGCGAATGGAAGGGCGCGTTCCACCAAAATGCGCTGGGCAGTCAAGGCGTGA
- a CDS encoding DUF1266 domain-containing protein: MAVGLCHSDKKAVCRNLQYSENVNMPDSPGWKWVQTVQTEAADRYLIRLKSREEGRARKTYRVEVKEDTVDAKSAPNVTQIVLLLLLLPLLGIIFAGLRYSLTSLNPQDDLQLVLILTVIAAILGLRIWLIQRKADKTLRYFLMTRIINAPGNRNGAYAGAAQRTANQTWRRTAYAEDAAYAGDAAYAGEDIAGSVEMEEPEERVWVAEWHLSEAYRRYSRLQAIPLAALALGGIIFLYAIAYRFNTSHDTARTMLLMGEAGLYMTLLALLSKVMQYRYLKKAKAQAKRYHARIARVITTGKNGATKYYLYEFMDELGRKCEARAMYPVRQANVGNVQDMVGGKADIWFDGAHLPYAFSEKDGAPDIQMKLRNLIAGTVAAVVVIALMFVYAGNHYVAYNQDADSLLISYDSQKAESDLTFEDVKDDPTVRWIIDAYAIYVPFENGEYGELGGHSREDWDQEQVKEYLSDWWGITSRATATRTISQMLKKGTRASYRHAFETYLKKGYLSMDEDGYVDIISISEIPEDEQCRTWVCYDAYGHLDTRGVDAWDYVRIMRITGLCYQCGYISLEECLDQCLPIAQRLQKEYGSFEEIFESYIYGYQFWKNDSDDDRIYFYRRAAGEAVENIQSEYNTELVKDWE, encoded by the coding sequence ATGGCGGTTGGATTATGTCACAGCGACAAAAAGGCGGTCTGCAGAAATCTGCAGTACAGTGAGAATGTAAATATGCCGGACAGCCCCGGATGGAAATGGGTGCAGACGGTACAGACGGAAGCGGCGGATCGTTATCTGATCCGGCTCAAAAGCAGGGAGGAAGGAAGAGCGCGCAAGACGTACCGCGTGGAAGTGAAGGAAGATACAGTGGATGCAAAGAGTGCGCCCAATGTGACACAGATTGTGCTTCTGCTACTGTTGCTTCCGCTGTTGGGGATTATTTTTGCGGGACTCCGCTACAGCTTAACCTCGTTAAATCCGCAGGACGATCTGCAGCTGGTGCTGATACTTACCGTGATTGCCGCGATACTTGGGCTTAGAATCTGGCTGATACAGCGGAAGGCGGATAAAACGCTCCGCTATTTTCTCATGACGCGGATCATCAATGCGCCGGGAAATAGGAACGGGGCATATGCGGGTGCCGCGCAGCGCACAGCAAACCAGACCTGGAGACGGACGGCATATGCAGAAGACGCGGCATATGCCGGGGACGCAGCATACGCAGGAGAAGACATTGCCGGTTCGGTGGAGATGGAAGAACCGGAAGAGCGGGTCTGGGTGGCGGAGTGGCACTTGTCGGAGGCGTACCGGCGTTACAGCCGCCTGCAGGCAATCCCACTTGCGGCACTTGCACTGGGGGGAATCATATTTTTGTACGCGATTGCGTACCGGTTTAACACGTCCCATGACACTGCACGCACGATGCTTCTGATGGGAGAGGCGGGGCTTTATATGACATTGCTCGCCCTTTTGAGCAAGGTGATGCAGTACCGCTATCTGAAGAAAGCAAAAGCGCAGGCAAAGCGTTATCACGCCAGAATTGCCCGCGTCATAACAACCGGGAAAAATGGCGCGACCAAATATTATCTGTATGAGTTCATGGATGAACTGGGGCGAAAGTGCGAGGCGCGTGCCATGTATCCGGTACGGCAGGCAAATGTGGGAAATGTGCAGGATATGGTTGGCGGAAAAGCAGATATCTGGTTTGATGGTGCGCATCTTCCATATGCATTTTCAGAAAAAGACGGAGCGCCGGATATCCAGATGAAGCTTCGGAATCTGATTGCGGGTACTGTGGCGGCAGTGGTTGTGATCGCGCTCATGTTTGTGTATGCAGGAAACCACTATGTGGCTTACAACCAGGATGCCGACAGTCTGCTGATCTCTTATGATTCCCAAAAGGCGGAGTCGGATCTGACGTTTGAGGACGTGAAGGACGACCCGACTGTGCGCTGGATCATAGATGCTTACGCGATCTATGTACCGTTTGAGAACGGAGAATATGGCGAACTGGGCGGTCATTCTAGAGAAGACTGGGATCAGGAGCAGGTGAAGGAATATCTGTCTGACTGGTGGGGCATTACGAGCCGGGCAACGGCGACCCGCACGATCAGCCAGATGCTGAAAAAAGGAACCAGAGCGTCTTACCGTCATGCGTTTGAAACTTACCTGAAAAAAGGGTATCTGTCGATGGATGAGGATGGCTATGTCGATATTATAAGCATCAGTGAGATCCCGGAGGATGAGCAGTGCCGGACATGGGTATGCTATGATGCGTATGGACATCTGGACACGCGCGGTGTGGATGCTTGGGATTATGTCCGTATTATGCGCATCACGGGACTGTGCTATCAGTGCGGCTACATCAGCCTCGAGGAGTGCCTCGACCAGTGTCTGCCGATTGCGCAGAGACTGCAGAAGGAATATGGAAGCTTTGAGGAGATTTTTGAAAGCTACATCTATGGATATCAATTCTGGAAAAATGACAGCGATGACGACAGGATCTATTTTTACCGGAGGGCGGCGGGAGAAGCCGTCGAAAATATTCAGTCGGAGTACAATACAGAACTGGTAAAAGACTGGGAGTAG
- a CDS encoding Cof-type HAD-IIB family hydrolase, producing MIKLIATDVDGTLVKDGTMQIDPEYMTVIKELVQKGIIFAVCSGRQFISERKLFAPIKDQLLYITDGGTVVRTPQEILMVHTMPRDVWSGMCRMVQEQMPHCDCFVATPDYCLAEDAGSRMFHWLRDSYGYDIREAERLSDIPEQDIIKFTVYHKSACEEMCAPLFTPAWKDKAQLAAAGKEWMDCNPLGANKGTAIEFVQKHFGISPEETCTFGDNLNDIEMLQNAGRSYAVANARAEVIAAAKDTCAPYWENGVLQILKTFL from the coding sequence ATGATAAAACTGATTGCCACCGATGTCGACGGGACACTGGTAAAAGACGGAACGATGCAGATCGATCCCGAATACATGACTGTCATTAAGGAACTTGTCCAGAAAGGAATCATTTTTGCCGTCTGCTCCGGCAGACAGTTCATCAGTGAGCGGAAGCTGTTTGCACCGATCAAAGATCAGCTGCTCTACATCACGGACGGCGGCACGGTCGTGCGCACCCCGCAGGAGATTCTGATGGTTCACACGATGCCGCGCGACGTCTGGAGCGGCATGTGCCGCATGGTGCAGGAACAGATGCCGCACTGCGACTGTTTTGTCGCCACACCGGACTACTGTCTCGCCGAAGACGCCGGAAGCCGCATGTTCCACTGGCTGCGCGATTCCTACGGCTACGATATCCGGGAGGCAGAGCGTCTATCTGACATCCCGGAGCAGGATATCATCAAGTTCACCGTCTACCACAAATCTGCCTGTGAGGAAATGTGTGCGCCGCTCTTCACCCCGGCATGGAAGGACAAGGCACAGCTTGCCGCCGCCGGCAAAGAGTGGATGGACTGCAATCCGCTCGGTGCGAACAAGGGAACCGCGATCGAGTTCGTGCAGAAGCATTTCGGCATTTCACCGGAAGAGACCTGCACGTTCGGGGATAACCTGAACGACATCGAGATGCTGCAGAACGCCGGCAGGAGTTACGCCGTCGCCAACGCCAGGGCGGAAGTCATCGCCGCGGCAAAAGATACCTGTGCGCCCTACTGGGAGAATGGAGTCCTCCAGATCTTAAAAACATTTTTATAA
- a CDS encoding glucose-6-phosphate isomerase, whose amino-acid sequence MVTWNNLDTLASFKELSEVERVNLVEAMSGENGADRVKNYSVPMAGGFSYNYAAKQVDDKVLAALVKLAEEAQLAEKFEALYNGEVINTGEKRLVLHHMTRGQLGDAVTADGVDKRSFYVEQQERIADFANKVHSGEITNAAGEKFTTVVQIGIGGSDLGPRAMYLALENWAKKNGKFKMEAKFISNVDPDDAAAVLNSTDVAHAIFVLVSKSGTTLETLTNESFVKDALKKAGLDPSKHMIAVTSETSPLAKSDDYLAAFFMDDYIGGRFSSTSAVGGAVLSLAFGPEVFAQFLEGAAAEDQLSANKDVLKNPEMLDALIGVYERNVLGYPATAVLPYSQALSRFPAHLQQLDMESNGKSVNRFGEPVDYPTGPVIFGEPGTNGQHSFYQLLHQGTDIVPLQFVGFKNSQIGTDVVIQDSTSQQKLCANVAAQIVAFACGKSDENRNKNFEGGRPSSIIIGEQVNPQSLGALLAHFENKIMFQGFLWNVNSFDQEGVQLGKVLAKRVLAHETDGALKVFSDLLNI is encoded by the coding sequence ATGGTTACCTGGAACAACTTGGATACCCTTGCTTCTTTCAAGGAGCTTTCCGAAGTGGAACGTGTGAATCTTGTCGAGGCAATGTCCGGAGAGAACGGTGCTGACCGTGTGAAGAATTACAGTGTGCCGATGGCTGGCGGATTTTCTTACAACTATGCAGCCAAGCAGGTGGATGATAAGGTGCTTGCAGCACTTGTAAAGCTGGCTGAGGAAGCACAGCTTGCGGAGAAGTTTGAGGCACTTTACAATGGTGAGGTGATCAACACCGGTGAGAAGCGTCTGGTGCTTCATCACATGACACGCGGACAGCTCGGTGATGCTGTGACGGCAGACGGTGTGGATAAGCGTAGCTTCTATGTAGAGCAGCAGGAGAGAATCGCTGATTTTGCCAACAAGGTACATTCCGGCGAGATCACCAATGCGGCAGGAGAAAAGTTCACAACAGTTGTTCAGATCGGTATCGGTGGTAGTGACCTCGGTCCGCGTGCGATGTATCTGGCACTTGAGAACTGGGCGAAGAAAAACGGCAAGTTCAAGATGGAGGCAAAGTTCATCAGCAATGTAGACCCGGATGATGCTGCAGCAGTGCTGAATTCCACCGATGTGGCGCATGCCATTTTCGTACTGGTATCCAAGTCTGGTACGACACTGGAGACCCTGACGAACGAGTCCTTCGTAAAAGATGCGTTAAAGAAAGCGGGACTGGATCCTTCCAAGCATATGATTGCTGTAACGAGCGAGACATCCCCGCTGGCAAAGAGTGATGATTACCTTGCGGCATTCTTTATGGATGACTATATCGGAGGACGTTTCTCCTCTACTTCCGCAGTCGGCGGTGCCGTATTATCCCTGGCGTTCGGACCGGAAGTGTTCGCACAGTTCCTCGAGGGAGCTGCTGCAGAGGATCAGCTTTCCGCAAACAAAGACGTATTGAAGAACCCGGAGATGCTCGATGCACTGATTGGCGTTTACGAGCGCAACGTACTGGGCTATCCGGCAACGGCAGTGCTTCCTTACTCACAGGCACTCAGCCGCTTCCCGGCACATTTACAGCAGCTTGATATGGAGTCCAACGGTAAGTCGGTGAACCGTTTCGGTGAGCCGGTAGACTACCCGACAGGACCGGTGATCTTCGGCGAGCCTGGCACGAACGGACAGCATTCGTTCTACCAGCTGCTGCATCAGGGCACAGACATCGTACCGCTTCAGTTTGTCGGCTTTAAGAACAGCCAGATCGGCACAGATGTTGTGATCCAGGACAGCACAAGCCAGCAGAAGCTTTGCGCAAATGTCGCAGCTCAGATCGTGGCATTCGCATGCGGCAAATCCGACGAGAACCGCAACAAGAATTTCGAGGGTGGACGTCCATCCAGCATCATCATCGGTGAGCAGGTGAACCCGCAGTCTCTCGGAGCACTTCTGGCACACTTTGAGAACAAGATCATGTTCCAGGGCTTCCTGTGGAATGTGAACAGCTTCGACCAGGAAGGCGTACAGCTTGGAAAGGTTCTGGCAAAGCGCGTGCTTGCACATGAGACCGACGGCGCCCTGAAGGTATTCAGCGATCTGTTAAACATTTAA
- the thrS gene encoding threonine--tRNA ligase translates to MVDFKADERLNTLNHSCAHVMAQAVKHLYPEAKFWVGPVVKEGFYYDIDLGDNAVNDDVIAAIEKEMKKICKEGKKIYRREISKAEALELFKNDEYKLDLISDLEDGTISVYDQGDFTDLCRGPHVDNTKLCKNFKLVKYSGVYWKGDANNHVMQRIYGVCFPTAEELEAHLKLLEEAKERDHRKIGKEMQLFMSDDLVGRGLPMFLPKGYTVWQELENYIKAKERKLGYLHVMTPCVGTVGLYKTSGHWDHYKENMFPAMEVEGESFVLRPMNCPHHMMIYANRMHSYKDLPIRIGEIAHDFRFEASGTLKGIERGRHFCQNDAHLFVTPEQIESEFASVVALIFDTYKDFNITDYRCVLSLRDPADKVKYHDDDAMWDMAENALRKVLNDIGIEYTEEIGEAAFYGPKLDVNVKPAIGNEYTLSTCQLDFCLPAKFNLTYIDSDGTKKTPVVLHRAILGSLDRFMAYILEETKGNLPLWLAPVQAKILPVKNEDEELNAYSHEVYKYLEDNGIRVEIDERNEKLGYRIREAQMEKVPYLLVLGKNEVADRTVSYRLHGEQQSTTVSMEDFLAMLQEDIRTKKLNPAAAK, encoded by the coding sequence ATGGTAGATTTTAAAGCAGATGAGAGACTGAACACACTCAATCATTCCTGCGCGCATGTAATGGCACAGGCAGTCAAGCACTTATACCCGGAAGCAAAGTTCTGGGTAGGCCCGGTCGTAAAGGAAGGATTTTATTATGATATCGATCTTGGCGATAACGCAGTCAACGACGACGTGATCGCGGCGATCGAAAAAGAGATGAAGAAGATCTGCAAAGAGGGCAAGAAGATCTACAGACGTGAGATCTCAAAGGCAGAGGCATTAGAGCTTTTTAAGAACGACGAGTACAAGCTGGATCTGATCAGCGATCTGGAGGACGGAACGATCTCCGTCTACGACCAGGGCGATTTTACAGATCTTTGCCGCGGACCGCACGTGGACAATACAAAGCTCTGCAAGAATTTCAAGCTGGTAAAATATTCCGGCGTGTACTGGAAGGGCGATGCGAACAACCACGTGATGCAGCGTATTTACGGTGTATGTTTCCCGACAGCCGAGGAGCTGGAGGCACATCTGAAGCTTTTGGAGGAGGCAAAGGAGCGCGATCACAGAAAGATCGGCAAGGAGATGCAGCTGTTTATGTCCGACGATCTGGTAGGACGCGGACTGCCGATGTTCCTTCCGAAGGGCTATACCGTATGGCAGGAGCTTGAGAATTACATCAAGGCAAAAGAGAGAAAACTCGGCTATCTGCACGTTATGACGCCGTGTGTCGGCACGGTTGGTCTGTACAAGACTTCCGGTCACTGGGATCACTATAAGGAGAACATGTTCCCGGCAATGGAGGTGGAGGGAGAGTCCTTCGTTCTGCGTCCGATGAACTGTCCGCATCACATGATGATCTATGCAAACAGAATGCATTCCTACAAAGATCTGCCGATCCGTATCGGTGAGATCGCACACGACTTCCGTTTCGAGGCGAGCGGTACGTTAAAGGGTATTGAGAGAGGAAGACATTTCTGCCAGAACGACGCGCACCTGTTCGTGACACCGGAGCAGATTGAGTCTGAGTTCGCCAGCGTGGTGGCTCTGATTTTTGACACCTACAAAGACTTCAATATCACCGATTACCGCTGTGTACTGTCCTTAAGAGACCCGGCGGACAAGGTGAAATATCACGACGACGACGCTATGTGGGATATGGCGGAGAATGCACTCCGAAAGGTATTAAATGATATCGGCATCGAGTATACAGAGGAGATCGGCGAGGCGGCATTCTACGGCCCGAAGCTGGATGTCAACGTAAAACCGGCAATCGGCAACGAGTACACACTTTCTACCTGCCAGCTGGATTTCTGCCTGCCGGCGAAGTTCAACTTGACCTACATTGACAGTGACGGAACGAAGAAGACTCCGGTTGTTCTTCACAGAGCAATCCTTGGTTCCCTGGATCGTTTCATGGCTTACATTCTGGAGGAGACGAAAGGCAACCTGCCGCTCTGGCTCGCACCGGTACAGGCAAAGATCCTTCCGGTCAAGAATGAGGATGAGGAGTTGAATGCATATTCTCATGAGGTATACAAATACCTTGAGGATAACGGAATCCGTGTGGAGATCGATGAGAGAAACGAGAAGCTGGGCTATCGGATCAGAGAGGCACAGATGGAAAAAGTTCCGTATCTTCTGGTTCTCGGCAAGAACGAAGTGGCAGACCGGACGGTAAGCTACAGACTTCACGGAGAGCAGCAGTCTACGACGGTATCCATGGAAGACTTCCTCGCCATGTTGCAGGAGGATATCCGCACGAAGAAACTGAATCCGGCTGCCGCAAAATAA
- a CDS encoding zinc ribbon domain-containing protein: MFFIMGITDGRKDFDFHQMMTCDACGAYGRYQVFMTYTVFSLFFIPCIKWNRHYYVQASCCNALYELDAEIGKRIARGGDVEILPQHLRPVHPGNRGNGWNTTKQCRNCGFTTTEDYEFCPKCGLRF; this comes from the coding sequence ATGTTTTTTATTATGGGAATTACGGACGGCAGAAAAGATTTTGATTTTCACCAGATGATGACCTGCGATGCCTGCGGAGCTTACGGCAGATATCAGGTGTTCATGACATACACCGTATTTTCGCTTTTCTTTATCCCCTGCATAAAATGGAACAGACACTACTATGTGCAGGCGAGCTGCTGCAATGCGCTCTATGAGCTGGACGCGGAGATTGGAAAACGGATTGCGCGCGGCGGGGATGTCGAGATTCTGCCACAACATTTGCGTCCGGTGCATCCGGGGAATCGTGGAAACGGCTGGAATACCACAAAACAGTGCAGAAATTGTGGTTTTACGACGACGGAGGATTATGAATTCTGCCCGAAATGCGGTCTGCGGTTTTAA